One Pseudomonas sp. HOU2 genomic window carries:
- a CDS encoding chemotaxis protein CheW codes for MHERRHNARTSQLTGLLLPLADRSLILPNVAVAELIDYQASAFDLDTPPWYLGRVSWRERQIPLLSFESACGQKIVIGERARIVILNALGGLPQLKFIALLVQGIPRSYKLDSQLSYVDVPLCALEQAAVQVGEQVAKVPDLLGLEQLLVEAGLAH; via the coding sequence ATGCATGAGCGCCGCCACAACGCGCGCACCAGCCAACTCACCGGCCTGCTGCTGCCACTGGCCGACCGCAGTCTGATCCTGCCCAACGTCGCCGTGGCCGAGCTTATCGACTACCAGGCCAGCGCCTTCGATCTGGACACACCGCCGTGGTACCTGGGGCGGGTGAGCTGGCGTGAGCGACAGATTCCGCTGCTGAGTTTCGAGTCCGCCTGTGGGCAGAAAATCGTCATCGGCGAACGCGCGCGGATCGTCATCCTCAATGCCCTTGGTGGTTTGCCGCAGCTGAAATTCATTGCGCTGCTGGTGCAGGGGATTCCGCGTTCGTACAAGCTCGACAGTCAGTTGAGTTATGTCGATGTGCCGTTGTGTGCGCTGGAACAGGCAGCGGTGCAGGTCGGGGAGCAGGTGGCGAAAGTCCCGGATTTGTTGGGGTTGGAGCAGTTGTTGGTGGAGGCTGGGCTGGCTCACTGA
- a CDS encoding Hpt domain-containing protein, whose protein sequence is MGDRHDYVALEWVKGEIAETLRLAHQAIETVLDDPQVTPGLDECLAYIHQVHGSLQMVEFYGAALLAEEMEHLVEALQQGHIAHRDEALHLLLQAFGQLPIYLDRVQSARRDLPLVVLPLINDLRSARGDSLLSETSLFSPPLPDLPPLSAEALAALEPADLPNVLRKLRQMLQMALVGLLREQDDQTHLEYLAKVFQRLEALSADAPLSPLWQVASALVEGMREGAIANSPALRSLFKDADKELKRLLEQGLRGLNQPPPPELLKSLLFYIAKAEHPTGQMLTMKDRYSLDDALPDSAMVDEERARLAGPDRDAMRSVLAALCEELVRVKERLDLFVRSDRQHTSDLESLLAPLRQIADTLAVLGFGQPRKVIIDQLAVVLSLAQGQREPNDATLMDVAGALLYVEANLAGMVGTVEPESPEDARLPTTDLTQIHQIVIKEARICLQQAKDMIVDYIDADWDRQQLQPLPELLTQVRGALAMIPLSRAASLVEACNSFIREHLLLDPHQPGWQQLDNLADVITSLEYYLERLSDDPQAPNEQLLDVAQKSLASLGFFPHEPHVPLLDDVLSPSEALVMQDLQALDDPETVQSLADVLASPVSAVNPPALITPGSLMPPPADEEPVDDELREVFLEETDEVLEVLHEYLPRWSADTHDRAALTELRRAFHTLKGSGRMVRALILGELAWAVENLLNRVLEHSVEPGAQVQQLLTDTVLLLPELISEFATHRQRQRSDVDQLAARAHALAKGVEPLAAEDVDDVAALDPLLLEIFRNEAETHLASLNRFLDQAAEHVPLPASDELQRALHTLKGSASMAGVLPIAELAAPLDKLAREFKAHQLPLDLDEVELLLEAEGLFRVGLRQLKHDPLAPIVGAQSLIKRTETLLAERLEAILSAPSTGLRIKRDPQLINNFLAQGMDILLDAESLLQRWQQHPGERQELSALLDELTTLGEGAHLADLLPVDVLCEALLDLYGAVEESSLAVSDRFFHEAQNAHEALINMLDELAAGQEITPQPQRIRALHELLDESLDPTAMGLIRSDGSRTLSIHELGAATTELSHANAETAPDDEIVEIFLEEAVDILDSAGQALQRWLSDPDNAAPLSSLQRDLHTLKGGARMAEVDAIGDLAHELEGLYEGLVDRRYSYSEALGRLLHKGHDRLALLLEQLQAHQPLRPAQDLIETIRQFRQGASGTVETAQPAADHDSAAHDPELLEIFLEEGFDIIESSGAALQRWQAEPGNRQEVETLLRDLHTLKGGARMVEIGPIGDLAHELEYLYESLATGVLQPSAELFALVQRGHDRLAQMLDGVRAGQPCPPADRLINAIQNFSHPATPDTPPSLPLPAKTEPATPAADAGADMVKVSAELLDDLVNLAGETSIFRGRIEQQVSDAQTALNEMETTIERMRDQLRRLDTETQGRILSRQQVDAERLGYEEFDPLEMDRHSQLQQLSRALFESASDLLDLKETLERRNHDAENLLQQQGRINTELQEGLMRTRMVPFERMLPRLKRIVRQVAEELNKDVAFIIGNAEGEMDRNVLERMVAPLEHMLRNAVDHGLESAEVRLAAGKPAQGTITLDLTREGGDIVFDIRDDGAGVPLEAVRRKAIKRGLLAPDAELSDRDVLQFILQPGFSTAEKITQISGRGVGMDVVHEEVRQLGGTMSIDSVPGQGVHFRIRLPFTVSVNRALMVQCGEDQYAIPLNTIEGIVRVLPNDLEGHYRNDPPSYHYAGQRYELCYLGELLKTAPRPKLLGQSLPLPVLLVQCNDRHIAVQVDAMAGTREIVVKSLGPQFAAVQGVSGATILGDGRVVLILDLLAPIRAMQARVAQRPAHAEIDSEPQKPLLVLVVDDSVTVRKVTSRLLERHGMNVLTAKDGVDAMLLLEEHMPDLMLLDIEMPRMDGFEVATQVRNDERLQHLPIIMITSRTGQKHRDRAMAIGVNDYLGKPYQESVLLESIAHWSKKHA, encoded by the coding sequence ATGGGTGACCGGCACGACTACGTGGCCCTCGAATGGGTCAAGGGTGAAATTGCCGAAACGCTGAGGCTGGCGCATCAGGCGATTGAAACCGTGCTCGATGACCCGCAGGTCACGCCGGGGCTGGATGAGTGTCTGGCCTATATCCATCAGGTGCACGGCAGTTTGCAGATGGTCGAGTTCTACGGCGCCGCGTTGCTCGCCGAAGAAATGGAGCATCTGGTCGAAGCCTTGCAGCAGGGGCACATCGCCCATCGCGACGAAGCCCTGCACTTGCTGCTGCAAGCCTTCGGGCAATTGCCGATCTATCTCGATCGGGTGCAGAGTGCCCGCCGCGATCTGCCGCTGGTGGTGCTGCCGCTGATCAATGACCTGCGCAGTGCGCGCGGCGACAGCCTGCTCTCGGAAACCAGCCTGTTCAGCCCGCCACTGCCGGATTTGCCGCCGTTGAGCGCAGAAGCCCTGGCCGCGCTGGAGCCGGCCGACCTGCCCAACGTATTGCGCAAGTTGCGCCAGATGCTGCAAATGGCGCTGGTCGGTTTGCTGCGCGAGCAGGATGACCAGACGCACCTCGAATACCTGGCGAAAGTCTTCCAGCGCCTCGAAGCGCTCAGCGCCGATGCGCCGTTGAGCCCGCTGTGGCAGGTCGCTTCCGCGCTGGTCGAAGGCATGCGCGAAGGCGCGATTGCCAACAGTCCGGCGTTGCGCAGTCTGTTCAAGGACGCCGACAAGGAACTCAAGCGCCTGCTCGAACAAGGCCTGCGCGGCCTCAATCAGCCGCCCCCGCCGGAGCTGCTGAAAAGCCTGCTGTTCTATATTGCCAAAGCCGAACATCCCACCGGGCAGATGCTGACCATGAAAGATCGCTACTCCCTGGACGACGCGTTGCCCGACAGCGCGATGGTCGACGAAGAACGTGCGCGTCTGGCCGGCCCCGACCGCGATGCGATGCGCTCGGTGCTGGCGGCGCTGTGCGAAGAGCTGGTGCGGGTCAAGGAACGTCTCGACCTGTTCGTCCGTAGCGACCGTCAGCACACCTCCGACCTGGAGAGCCTGCTGGCGCCGTTGCGGCAGATCGCCGACACCCTCGCGGTGCTCGGTTTCGGCCAGCCGCGCAAAGTCATCATCGATCAATTGGCGGTGGTGCTCAGCCTCGCTCAGGGCCAGCGCGAACCGAATGACGCGACCCTGATGGACGTGGCCGGCGCGCTGCTCTACGTCGAAGCCAACCTCGCCGGAATGGTCGGCACCGTCGAGCCGGAAAGCCCCGAAGACGCGCGCCTGCCGACCACCGACCTGACGCAGATCCATCAGATCGTGATCAAGGAAGCACGCATCTGCCTGCAACAGGCCAAGGACATGATCGTCGATTACATCGACGCCGACTGGGATCGCCAGCAACTGCAACCATTGCCGGAACTGCTGACTCAGGTGCGCGGCGCGCTGGCGATGATTCCGCTGAGCCGGGCGGCGAGTCTGGTCGAGGCCTGCAACAGCTTCATCCGCGAACACCTGCTGCTCGATCCGCACCAGCCAGGCTGGCAGCAACTGGATAATCTGGCCGACGTCATCACCAGCCTCGAGTATTACCTCGAGCGCCTGAGCGACGACCCGCAAGCGCCGAATGAACAACTGCTGGATGTCGCACAAAAGAGCCTCGCCAGCCTCGGTTTCTTTCCACATGAGCCACACGTACCGCTGCTCGACGATGTGCTCAGTCCCAGCGAAGCGCTGGTGATGCAGGACCTGCAAGCGCTGGATGACCCCGAGACCGTGCAGTCGCTGGCCGATGTATTGGCCAGCCCGGTCTCGGCGGTCAACCCGCCGGCCTTGATCACCCCCGGCAGCCTGATGCCACCGCCGGCCGATGAAGAACCGGTGGACGATGAACTGCGCGAAGTGTTCCTCGAAGAGACCGACGAAGTCCTCGAAGTCCTGCACGAATACCTGCCGCGCTGGTCGGCTGACACCCACGACCGCGCCGCCCTGACCGAACTGCGCCGCGCTTTTCACACCTTGAAGGGCAGCGGGCGCATGGTGCGTGCGCTGATCCTTGGCGAGCTGGCCTGGGCCGTGGAAAACCTGCTCAACCGCGTGCTGGAACACAGCGTCGAACCCGGCGCGCAGGTGCAGCAGTTGCTCACCGACACGGTGTTGCTGCTGCCGGAACTGATCAGCGAATTCGCCACGCACCGTCAGCGTCAGCGCAGCGATGTCGATCAACTGGCGGCCCGCGCGCACGCGCTGGCCAAAGGTGTCGAGCCGCTGGCGGCCGAAGACGTCGATGATGTGGCAGCCCTCGACCCGCTGTTGCTGGAGATCTTCCGCAACGAGGCCGAAACCCACCTCGCCAGCCTCAACCGCTTCCTCGATCAGGCCGCCGAGCATGTGCCGCTGCCGGCCAGCGACGAATTGCAGCGCGCCTTGCACACGCTCAAGGGCAGTGCGTCGATGGCCGGCGTGTTGCCGATTGCCGAACTGGCGGCGCCGCTGGATAAACTGGCGCGCGAGTTCAAGGCGCATCAGTTGCCGCTGGATCTCGATGAAGTGGAATTGCTCCTCGAAGCCGAAGGCCTGTTCCGCGTTGGTTTGCGCCAGCTCAAGCACGATCCGCTGGCGCCGATTGTCGGTGCGCAGTCGCTGATCAAACGCACCGAAACGCTGCTGGCCGAACGTCTGGAGGCGATCCTCAGCGCGCCGAGCACCGGCCTGCGGATCAAGCGCGATCCGCAACTGATCAACAACTTCCTCGCCCAGGGCATGGACATCCTGCTCGACGCCGAAAGCCTGTTGCAACGCTGGCAGCAACACCCCGGCGAGCGCCAGGAACTCAGCGCGCTGCTGGACGAACTCACTACTCTGGGCGAAGGCGCACACCTCGCCGATCTGCTGCCGGTGGATGTGCTGTGCGAAGCCTTGCTCGACCTGTATGGCGCCGTCGAAGAAAGCAGCCTGGCGGTCAGCGACCGGTTTTTCCACGAAGCGCAGAACGCCCACGAAGCGCTGATCAACATGCTCGACGAACTGGCTGCCGGCCAGGAAATCACCCCGCAGCCGCAGCGCATCCGCGCCTTGCACGAACTGCTCGATGAAAGCCTCGACCCGACGGCGATGGGGCTGATCCGCAGCGACGGCAGCCGCACCTTGAGCATCCATGAGCTGGGCGCCGCCACCACCGAACTGTCCCACGCCAATGCCGAGACGGCGCCGGACGACGAGATCGTCGAGATCTTTCTCGAAGAAGCGGTGGACATTCTCGACAGTGCCGGGCAAGCCCTGCAGCGCTGGTTGAGCGACCCGGACAACGCTGCGCCGCTGTCGTCCTTGCAGCGCGATTTGCACACGCTCAAGGGCGGCGCGCGAATGGCCGAGGTCGATGCCATCGGCGACCTGGCCCATGAGCTGGAAGGACTTTACGAAGGGCTGGTGGATCGTCGCTACAGTTACAGTGAGGCGCTGGGCCGATTGCTGCACAAGGGCCATGATCGCCTGGCCTTGTTGCTGGAGCAGTTGCAGGCGCATCAACCACTGCGCCCAGCGCAGGATCTGATCGAGACAATCCGCCAGTTCCGCCAGGGCGCCTCCGGCACTGTCGAAACGGCGCAACCGGCCGCCGACCACGACAGCGCCGCACATGACCCGGAGCTGCTGGAAATCTTCCTCGAAGAAGGTTTCGACATCATCGAAAGCTCCGGCGCGGCGCTGCAGCGCTGGCAGGCCGAGCCGGGCAATCGCCAGGAAGTGGAAACCCTGCTGCGCGATCTGCACACCCTCAAGGGCGGCGCGCGGATGGTCGAGATCGGCCCGATCGGCGACCTCGCCCATGAGCTCGAATACCTTTACGAAAGCCTCGCCACCGGCGTGCTGCAACCGTCCGCCGAACTGTTCGCGCTGGTGCAGCGCGGGCATGACCGGTTGGCGCAGATGCTCGATGGCGTGCGCGCCGGGCAGCCATGCCCGCCGGCGGATCGGCTGATCAATGCGATCCAGAATTTCAGCCACCCGGCGACCCCGGACACGCCGCCGTCGTTGCCGCTTCCGGCCAAAACCGAGCCCGCAACACCCGCAGCTGATGCCGGCGCGGACATGGTCAAGGTCTCCGCCGAACTGCTCGATGACTTGGTCAATCTGGCCGGCGAAACCTCGATTTTCCGTGGACGTATCGAGCAGCAAGTCAGCGATGCGCAAACCGCGCTGAACGAGATGGAAACCACCATCGAACGCATGCGAGATCAGTTGCGCCGGCTCGACACTGAAACCCAGGGGCGGATCCTCAGCCGTCAGCAAGTCGATGCCGAACGCCTCGGTTACGAAGAGTTCGACCCGCTGGAAATGGACCGGCATTCGCAGTTGCAGCAACTGTCGCGGGCACTGTTCGAATCCGCCTCCGACTTGCTCGATCTCAAGGAAACCCTCGAGCGCCGCAATCACGACGCCGAGAATCTGTTGCAGCAACAGGGGCGGATCAACACCGAGTTGCAGGAAGGCCTGATGCGCACGCGCATGGTGCCGTTCGAACGGATGCTCCCACGCCTGAAACGCATTGTGCGGCAGGTCGCCGAAGAGTTGAACAAAGACGTCGCGTTCATCATCGGCAACGCCGAAGGCGAGATGGATCGCAATGTGCTGGAGCGCATGGTTGCGCCGTTGGAGCACATGCTGCGCAACGCCGTCGACCATGGTCTAGAGTCAGCCGAAGTGCGGCTGGCGGCGGGCAAACCGGCGCAGGGCACGATCACCCTCGACCTGACCCGCGAGGGCGGCGACATCGTTTTCGATATTCGCGACGATGGCGCCGGGGTGCCGCTGGAAGCGGTGCGGCGCAAGGCGATCAAGCGTGGTCTGCTCGCACCGGACGCCGAACTCAGCGACCGCGACGTGCTGCAATTCATCCTGCAGCCGGGGTTTTCCACGGCGGAAAAGATCACCCAGATCTCCGGGCGCGGCGTCGGCATGGACGTGGTTCACGAAGAAGTCCGTCAGCTCGGCGGCACCATGAGCATCGACTCGGTGCCGGGGCAGGGCGTGCATTTCCGTATTCGTCTGCCGTTCACCGTGTCGGTCAACCGCGCGCTGATGGTGCAGTGCGGCGAGGATCAATACGCGATTCCGCTGAACACCATCGAAGGCATCGTCCGCGTGCTGCCGAATGATCTGGAAGGGCACTACCGCAACGATCCGCCGAGCTACCACTACGCCGGCCAGCGCTATGAGTTGTGCTATCTGGGCGAACTGCTGAAAACCGCGCCACGCCCCAAATTGCTTGGCCAGAGCCTGCCGTTGCCGGTGCTGCTGGTGCAGTGCAATGACCGGCACATCGCGGTGCAGGTCGATGCGATGGCCGGCACTCGCGAGATCGTGGTCAAGAGCCTCGGTCCGCAGTTCGCGGCGGTGCAGGGCGTGTCCGGGGCGACGATTCTTGGCGATGGCCGGGTGGTGCTGATTCTTGACTTGCTCGCACCGATCCGCGCGATGCAGGCGCGGGTTGCGCAGCGTCCGGCCCATGCGGAAATCGATAGCGAACCGCAGAAACCACTGCTGGTGCTGGTGGTCGATGACTCGGTCACCGTGCGCAAGGTCACCAGCCGTTTGCTCGAACGCCACGGCATGAACGTGCTGACTGCCAAGGACGGTGTCGATGCCATGCTGCTGCTCGAAGAGCACATGCCCGACCTGATGCTGCTCGACATCGAAATGCCGCGCATGGACGGCTTCGAAGTCGCTACCCAAGTGCGCAACGATGAACGCCTGCAACACCTGCCGATCATCATGATCACCTCGCGCACCGGGCAGAAACACCGCGACCGCGCGATGGCCATCGGCGTCAACGACTACCTCGGCAAGCCGTATCAGGAATCGGTGCTGCTCGAAAGCATTGCCCACTGGAGCAAGAAACATGCATGA
- a CDS encoding methyl-accepting chemotaxis protein, producing the protein MTKAKTGKSAEGSRSRSQIIVLFIALIVFIMLLFANFAYLNTQANYDKQYIGHAGELRVLSQRIAKNATEAAAGKAAAFKLLSDARNDFAQRWGYLKKGDPATGLPPAPATVRPEMRAVQLDWERLLKNTDAILSSEQTVLSLHQVAATLAETVPQLQIEYEKVVEILLQRGAPAAQVAMAQRQSLLAERILGAVNTVLAGDENSQQAADAFGRDATRFGQVLNGMLQGNPALKVSQVEDRDARARLSEISELFQFVSGSVDEILETSPELFKVRESASNIFSLSQTLLDEASHLASGFENLAGGRNTDTIGGYVLGLLALASIILIGMVMVRETNRQLRETAEKNERNQNAIMRLLDEIEDLADGDLTVTASVTEDFTGTIADSINYSVDQLRDLVATINLTAGQVAAAVQETQATAMHLAQASEHQAQQISEASTAISDMAQSIDQVSANAAESSAVAERSVEIANKGNEVVHNTIHGMDNIREQIQDTAKRIKRLGESSQEIGDIVSLIDDIADQTNILALNAAIQASMAGDAGRGFAVVADEVQRLAERSSAATRQIETLVRAIQTDTNEAVISMEQTTTEVVRGARLAQDAGVALEEIEGVSKTLAALIQSISNAAQQQTSSAGQISLTMNVIQQITTQTSSGSTATAESIGNLAKMASQLRRSVSGFTLPSASATDKA; encoded by the coding sequence ATGACAAAGGCAAAAACAGGCAAGTCGGCAGAAGGGTCGCGCAGTCGCTCGCAGATCATCGTGCTGTTCATCGCACTGATCGTGTTCATCATGCTGCTGTTCGCCAACTTCGCCTACCTCAACACCCAGGCCAACTACGACAAGCAGTACATCGGCCACGCCGGTGAGCTGCGCGTGCTGTCGCAACGCATCGCCAAGAACGCCACCGAGGCGGCTGCCGGGAAGGCCGCTGCGTTTAAGCTGCTGAGCGATGCGCGCAACGATTTTGCCCAGCGCTGGGGTTACCTGAAGAAGGGCGACCCGGCCACCGGCCTGCCACCCGCGCCGGCCACCGTGCGCCCGGAAATGCGCGCGGTGCAGCTGGACTGGGAACGCCTGCTGAAAAACACCGACGCGATTCTCTCCAGCGAACAGACCGTGCTCTCGCTGCATCAGGTCGCCGCGACACTGGCCGAAACTGTGCCGCAATTGCAGATCGAGTACGAAAAAGTCGTCGAGATCCTCCTGCAACGCGGCGCCCCGGCAGCGCAAGTGGCGATGGCCCAACGTCAATCGCTGCTGGCCGAACGCATCCTCGGCGCGGTCAACACCGTGCTCGCTGGCGACGAGAATTCACAGCAGGCCGCCGACGCTTTCGGCCGCGATGCCACCCGTTTCGGCCAGGTGCTCAACGGCATGTTGCAGGGCAACCCGGCGCTGAAAGTCAGCCAGGTCGAAGACCGTGATGCCCGCGCCCGTTTGAGTGAAATCTCCGAGCTGTTCCAGTTCGTCTCCGGCTCCGTGGATGAAATCCTCGAAACATCGCCGGAGCTGTTCAAGGTTCGTGAGTCGGCGAGCAACATCTTCAGCCTGTCGCAGACCCTGCTCGACGAAGCCTCGCACCTCGCCAGCGGTTTCGAAAACCTTGCCGGCGGGCGCAACACCGACACCATCGGCGGCTACGTCCTCGGTTTGCTGGCGCTGGCCTCAATCATCCTGATCGGCATGGTCATGGTTCGTGAAACCAACCGCCAGTTGCGCGAGACCGCCGAGAAGAACGAGCGCAACCAGAACGCGATCATGCGCCTGCTCGACGAAATCGAAGACCTCGCCGACGGCGACCTGACGGTGACCGCCTCGGTGACCGAAGACTTCACCGGGACCATCGCCGATTCGATCAACTACTCGGTCGATCAACTGCGCGATCTGGTCGCCACCATCAACCTCACCGCCGGCCAGGTGGCCGCCGCCGTGCAGGAAACCCAGGCCACCGCCATGCACCTGGCCCAGGCCTCGGAGCATCAGGCGCAGCAGATCTCCGAAGCCTCGACGGCGATCAGCGACATGGCCCAGTCGATCGATCAGGTCTCGGCCAACGCCGCTGAATCCTCGGCGGTGGCCGAGCGTTCGGTGGAGATCGCCAACAAGGGCAACGAGGTGGTGCACAACACCATCCACGGCATGGACAACATCCGCGAACAGATTCAGGACACCGCCAAGCGCATCAAGCGTCTGGGCGAGTCGTCCCAGGAAATCGGCGACATCGTCAGCCTGATCGACGACATTGCCGACCAGACCAACATCCTCGCCCTCAACGCGGCGATTCAGGCATCGATGGCCGGGGACGCCGGGCGTGGCTTTGCCGTGGTTGCCGATGAAGTGCAGCGACTGGCCGAACGTTCGTCCGCCGCCACCCGGCAGATCGAAACCCTGGTGCGGGCGATTCAGACCGACACCAACGAAGCGGTGATTTCGATGGAGCAGACCACCACCGAAGTGGTGCGCGGCGCGCGACTGGCGCAGGATGCCGGGGTGGCCCTGGAAGAAATCGAAGGCGTTTCGAAAACCCTTGCCGCGTTGATCCAGAGCATTTCCAACGCGGCGCAGCAGCAGACCTCGTCGGCCGGGCAGATTTCCCTGACGATGAACGTGATCCAGCAGATCACCACGCAGACCTCGTCCGGCTCGACCGCCACCGCCGAGAGCATCGGCAATCTGGCGAAGATGGCCAGTCAGCTGCGTCGTTCGGTATCCGGTTTCACCTTGCCGTCGGCGTCCGCGACGGACAAGGCGTGA
- a CDS encoding chemotaxis protein CheW — MNESLTAFELLWQIDQRCRLLAADLPSQPGRQDRWSGIGFRLGEHWYVTPMGEVSEVLHEPRCTQLPGVKPWVKGVANLRGRLLPIMDLCGFFGHELSPLRKQRRVLVVEHNDVFAGLLVDEVFGLQHFEQDSFEPISISKRQGSKAEFVKGYFRREQNWRVFSLFALARSPVFMSVAI; from the coding sequence ATGAACGAATCGCTGACCGCGTTCGAACTGCTGTGGCAGATCGACCAGCGCTGCCGCCTGCTGGCGGCGGACCTGCCGTCGCAACCCGGCCGTCAGGACCGCTGGAGCGGCATCGGCTTTCGCTTGGGCGAGCATTGGTACGTGACGCCGATGGGCGAAGTCAGCGAAGTGCTGCACGAACCGCGTTGCACTCAGTTGCCCGGGGTCAAGCCGTGGGTCAAAGGGGTGGCTAATCTGCGTGGGCGCTTGCTGCCGATCATGGATCTGTGCGGATTTTTCGGCCACGAGCTGTCGCCGTTGCGCAAACAGCGCAGGGTATTGGTGGTGGAGCACAACGATGTGTTCGCCGGGTTGCTGGTGGATGAGGTGTTCGGTTTACAGCACTTCGAGCAGGACAGCTTCGAGCCGATCTCGATCAGCAAGCGCCAGGGCTCCAAGGCCGAGTTCGTCAAAGGCTATTTCCGGCGCGAGCAGAACTGGCGGGTGTTCAGCCTGTTTGCACTGGCCAGATCGCCGGTGTTCATGAGCGTCGCGATTTAG
- the pilH gene encoding twitching motility response regulator PilH, with translation MARILIVDDSPTEMYKLTGMLEKHGHEVLKAENGADGVALARQEKPDAVLMDIVMPGLNGFQATRQLTKDAETSHIPVIIITTKDQETDKVWGTRQGAKDYLTKPVEEDMLIKTLNNVLKG, from the coding sequence ATGGCACGTATCCTGATCGTCGATGATTCGCCGACTGAAATGTACAAACTCACCGGCATGCTGGAAAAGCACGGCCATGAAGTGCTCAAGGCCGAAAACGGCGCCGACGGCGTGGCCCTGGCCCGCCAGGAAAAGCCCGACGCGGTGTTGATGGACATCGTCATGCCCGGCCTCAACGGCTTTCAGGCTACCCGGCAGTTGACCAAGGATGCCGAGACCAGCCACATCCCGGTGATCATCATCACCACCAAGGATCAGGAAACCGACAAGGTTTGGGGCACCCGTCAGGGCGCCAAGGATTACCTGACCAAACCGGTCGAAGAAGACATGCTGATCAAGACTCTGAACAACGTGCTCAAAGGCTGA
- the pilG gene encoding twitching motility response regulator PilG, whose amino-acid sequence MEQQSSALKVMVIDDSKTIRRTAETLLKNVGCEVITAIDGFDALAKIADHHPGIIFVDIMMPRLDGYQTCALIKNNSAFKATPVIMLSSRDGLFDKAKGRIVGSDQFLTKPFSKEELLDAIQAHVPGFAAVLPQ is encoded by the coding sequence ATGGAACAGCAGTCCAGCGCCTTGAAGGTCATGGTCATCGACGACTCGAAAACGATTCGTCGCACCGCCGAAACGCTGTTGAAGAATGTGGGCTGCGAAGTCATCACGGCCATCGACGGTTTCGACGCCCTGGCGAAGATCGCCGACCACCACCCCGGGATCATTTTTGTCGACATCATGATGCCGCGTCTGGATGGTTATCAGACCTGCGCTTTAATCAAGAACAACAGTGCGTTCAAGGCCACGCCGGTGATCATGCTGTCGTCGCGTGACGGGCTGTTCGACAAGGCCAAGGGGCGGATTGTCGGTTCTGATCAATTTTTGACCAAGCCTTTCAGCAAGGAAGAGCTGCTTGACGCGATTCAGGCCCACGTTCCGGGCTTCGCCGCCGTTTTGCCGCAGTAA